One Oryza glaberrima chromosome 10, OglaRS2, whole genome shotgun sequence DNA segment encodes these proteins:
- the LOC127785987 gene encoding UDP-glycosyltransferase 73C1-like, which produces MAAKELHFLLVPLVAQGHIIPMVDLARLLAGRGARVTVVTTPVNAARNRAVVEGARREGLAVELAVIAFTGPEFGLPEGVENMDQLVDIAMYLAFFKAVWNMVAALEAYVRGLPRRPDCVVADACNPWTAAVCERLAIPRLVLHCPSVYFLLAIHCLAKHGVYDRVADQLEPFEVPGFPVRAVVNTATCRGFFQWPGAEKLARDVVDGEATADGLLLNTFRDIEGVFVDAYASALGLRAWAIGPTCAARLDDADASASRGNRAVVDAARIVSWLDARPPASVLYISFGSLTHLRATQAIELARGLEASGRPFVWAIKEAKAAAVSEWLDGEGYEERVSDRGLLVRGWAPQVTILSHPAAGGFLTHCGWNATLEAISHGVPALTWPNFSDQFSSEQLLVDVLRVGVRSGVTVPPMFLPAEAEGVQVTSAGVVKAVTELMDGGEEGTARRARAKELAAKARAAIEEGGSSHADLTDMIGYVLELSAKKRQERDAGETAQQPPPSPAELGDISGDGDKVEADPALSVQS; this is translated from the coding sequence atggcggcgaaggAGCTCCACTTCTTGCTGGTGCCGCTGGTGGCGCAGGGCCACATCATCCCCATGGTGGACCtggcgcgcctcctcgccggccgcggcgcgcgcgtcaCGGTGGTCACCACGCCGGTGAACGCCGCGCGCAACAGGGCGGTCGTTGAGGGAGCGCGGCGGGAAGggctcgccgtcgagctcgccgtGATCGCCTTCACCGGCCCGGAGTTCGGCCTGCCGGAGGGCGTGGAGAACATGGACCAGTTGGTGGACATCGCCATGTACCTGGCTTTCTTCAAGGCCGTGTGGAACATGGTGGCGGCGCTCGAGGCGTACGTGCGCGGGCTGCCTCGCCGCCCGGActgcgtcgtcgccgacgcctgCAACCCGTGGACGGCGGCCGTGTGCGAACGCCTCGCCATCCCGCGCCTCGTGCTGCACTGCCCCTCCGTCTACTTCCTCCTCGCCATCCACTGCCTCGCCAAGCACGGCGTGTACGACCGCGTCGCCGACCAGCTCGAGCCGTTCGAGGTGCCGGGCTTCCCCGTGCGCGCCGTCGTCAACACGGCCACGTGCCGCGGCTTCTTCCAGTGGCCCGGCGCGGAGAAGCTGGCGCGCGACGTGGTCGACGGCGAGGCCACCGCCGACGGCCTGCTCCTCAACACGTTCCGCGACATCGAGGGCGTCTTCGTGGACGCGTACGCGTCGGCGCTCGGCCTGAGGGCGTGGGCCATCGGGCCGACGTGCGCCGCCAGGctggacgacgccgacgccagcGCCAGCCGTGGCAaccgcgccgtcgtcgacgccgcccgGATCGTCTCGTGGCTCGACGCCCGTCCGCCGGCGTCCGTGCTGTACATCAGCTTCGGCAGCCTCACGCACCTCCGGGCGACGCAGGCGATCGAGCTCGCCCGCGGCCTGGAGGCGTCAGGGCGGCCGTTCGTGTGGGCGATCAAGGAGGCGAAGGCCGCCGCCGTGAGCGAGTGGCTCGACGGCGAGGGGTACGAGGAGCGCGTCAGCGACAGGGGCCTCCTGGTGCGCGGGTGGGCGCCGCAGGTGACCATCCTGTCCCacccggcggcgggcgggttcCTGACCCACTGCGGCTGGAACGCGACGCTGGAGGCCATCTCCCACGGCGTGCCGGCGCTGACGTGGCCCAACTTCTCCGACCAGTTCAGCAGCGAGCAGCTGCTCGTCGACGTGCTCCGCGTCGGCGTCAGGTCGGGCGTCACGGTGCCTCCCATGTTCCTCCccgccgaggccgagggcgtGCAGGTCACCAGCGCCGGCGTGGTCAAGGCGGTGACCGAGCTGATggacggcggagaggaggggacggcgaggagggcgcgCGCCAAGGAGCTCGCCGCGAAGGCCAGGGCGGCGATAGAGGAAGGCGGGTCGTCGCACGCCGACCTGACGGACATGATCGGATATGTCTTGGAACTGTCAGCGAAGAAGCGGCAGGAGAGGGACGCCGGCGAGACGgcccagcagccgccgccatctccggcggAGCTCGGAGACAttagcggcgacggcgacaaggTCGAAGCAGATCCTGCCTTGTCAGTACAATCGTAG
- the LOC127786079 gene encoding uncharacterized protein LOC127786079, whose protein sequence is MDESDEQSNGGGGGGHRGYEWKLPAALSANTTSVHVTALDGVVNVNSLFTVAVFVGLSLADPGELRSLAGDASCDAGQGVARSLLVLEVVAFSSFLFSSLVAQGLKLALNLINSKDPHDTLHAHIDARLLRLGMLASAVGSVVGCVFLMVSMVMVVQIRLGTLGCATNRAAAKAAAGLVGLVTTALAVYVGTVFYTFTH, encoded by the exons ATGGATGA ATCTGACGAGCagagcaacggcggcggcggcggcgggcaccgcGGGTACGAGTGGAAGCTGCCGGCGGCGCTGTCGGCGAACACGACGAGCGTGCACGTGACGGCGCTGGACGGGGTGGTGAACGTGAACTCGCTGTTCACGGTGGCCGTGTTCGTGGGCCTCTCCCTGGCGGACCCGGGGGAGCTCCGgagcctcgccggcgacgcgtcgTGCGACGCCGGGCAGGGGGTGGCGCGGTCCCTCCTGGTGCTGGAGGTGGtggccttctcctccttcctcttctccagcCTCGTCGCGCAGGGGCTCAAGCTGGCGCTCAACCTCATCAACTCCAAGGACCCGCACGACACGCTGCACGCCCACATCGacgcgcgcctcctccgcctcgggatgctcgcctccgccgtcggcTCCGTCGTCGGCTGCGTCTTCCTCATGGTGTCCATGGTCATGGTCGTGCAGATCCGCCTCGGCACGCTCGGCTGCGCCAccaaccgcgccgccgccaaggccgcCGCAGGGCTCGTCGGCCTCGTCaccaccgcgctcgccgtctACGTCGGCACCGTCTTCTACACCTTCACCCACTGA